Genomic segment of Sphingopyxis sp. QXT-31:
CGTCCGATTCGGAGAAATATGATGGAGCCGATCTTGCGCTATTTCCTGGGCTTCCAGGTCGCCGCCGACCGCGCCGGCTGGCTCGCGCGCCGCCTGCCGCCGACTGGCGACATGTTCGCGCAGATACAGCCGCACCTCCATCATCTGACGCTCTGCACCATCGCCGAGACGGCGCTACCGCACCCCTTCCTGCGCCAGCGCGTCGCCGCGGCGCTGGGCGGCGACCTGCCCGCCGCGGCGACGATCCCCTTCGGCCGCATCGTCGCGCGCGATATGGGCGTCGAGCTCGTCACCGTCGGCAGCGTGAGCGCGATCCGTACGCTCTGCGAGAGCCTGGTCGCGCGCCTCGCCGCGCAGGGTATCGAGCCGCTGCACCGCAAGCCGGGCCTGCGCCCGCACATCACGCTCGGCTATGGCGCCTGCGTCTTCGACCCGGTGCCGCTCGCGTGGAGCTGGACCCCGCATAATCTGGTGCTCGTCGAAAGCCATGTCGGCCACCGCCGCCACCGCGTGCTGCAAAGCTGGGGGCTGCCGCCGCCGGCGCAGGGATTGTTCGACTTCATGGCCGACGAACTGCCCGCGATCCGGCGCGCGGCCTAGGCCCTAATTTTCGAGGCTGTGCTCGAGCGTGATCTCGCAATCGAGCAGCTTGGACACCGGGCAGTTCATCTCGGCCTCCTTGGCGATCGCCGCGAACTCGTCGGCGCCGATCCCCGGCACCTTGGCGACCAGGGTCAGCGCAGAGCTCGAAATCTCGAACCCGCCCTCGACCTGGTCGAGCGTCACCGCCGCGGTGGTCTCGAGCGTGTCGCCGCTATAGCCCGCGCGCGCGAGCCCGAACGACAGCGCCATGGTGAAGCAGGCGGCATGCGCCGCGGCGATCAGCTCCTCGGGATTGGTCCCCGGCTGCCCCTCGAAGCGCGTGCCGAACCCATAGGGCTGCTTGTCGAGCACGCCCGACTTGGTGGTGATCGATCCCTTGCCCTCCTTTCCGAAGCCTTCGTAGCGGGCGGAAGCGCGATTGACGGTCAT
This window contains:
- a CDS encoding OsmC family protein, with protein sequence MTVNRASARYEGFGKEGKGSITTKSGVLDKQPYGFGTRFEGQPGTNPEELIAAAHAACFTMALSFGLARAGYSGDTLETTAAVTLDQVEGGFEISSSALTLVAKVPGIGADEFAAIAKEAEMNCPVSKLLDCEITLEHSLEN
- a CDS encoding 2'-5' RNA ligase family protein, giving the protein MMEPILRYFLGFQVAADRAGWLARRLPPTGDMFAQIQPHLHHLTLCTIAETALPHPFLRQRVAAALGGDLPAAATIPFGRIVARDMGVELVTVGSVSAIRTLCESLVARLAAQGIEPLHRKPGLRPHITLGYGACVFDPVPLAWSWTPHNLVLVESHVGHRRHRVLQSWGLPPPAQGLFDFMADELPAIRRAA